ATGGGTTTATTTACCTATAAGTTTTATAGGTAATTTTTATATTAGTTCTGTCTTATAGCTCTGCCAAGGGATTTCCTTTTGGATTTTTTCCCAACAAAATCTTAGCTCTTGTCCACGCTCTTCTACACTAGAAATTAAAGCCAAGGTTAACTTTTGATCTTAGATTAAAGTTGACCCCCTTTCAAACAACCTAGCCCTGGGTATCACAATGCtgtgtttaatttttacaatgtaTTTTTAAGTGACCTAACATGCTACAGGTAAAGCTGAGGAATACATAAGCAACAGCATTCATCTGGCACAAACATATGCATAGATATTTGTCTGTGGAtattatttgtttgaaaagggGAACAGTTTTCCAAGGGTGAGGCTCAAGGAAAAGTGTGCCCTTCAAGGAATGCAAAATGTCCAAGGATAAATATGGGAGGCTAATTTCCTCCCATATGGAGGCAGTTGTGGTTATCAtccttcaaataattttgctaaaatgtttacaaatgtcGTACTGCTTACTGCatttgcttttcacttttcagtgttctctggtaGGACCTTGATTCAggggtacattttttttttcagataaaaaGCATTGACAAGCCAAATGTTTATATCAGGAATTATGTTGGTGTGAGAGAAAAACTCAAGAAACTCTACGAGGGAGGTCCTGAAAAGCTGCAGGTTTGTGATGAATCAAGAATGATCTTATGATTTGAATCACCAAACAATCTGAAGGGTTTTGATAGTCTATATTCCAActtttgaaatataatttgatAATTTACTCATGACATTTTACAGATAATATCAGACTTTGATAAGACTCTCACAAAATTTGTCATCAATGGGGAAAAAGGCTGCACAGTGTATGGTAagtattgtaattttaaaattttagactgtaatttgttatttcaatttttttaaattatacaATAGCTCATTTGTAGAAATATTGTGTTGATACTATATTATAACTGAATCAGTACTTTTTAATAAATAGTTTGTTGGTCCCTTTTTTGTTGGGAATTGAATTAAGAATACCTGGTTAGCAAAGTTGATGTGGTTTTACAGCTGACTTGTTCcttttaaccatttacacctaaacatcaatatgcatattctctatatatGTATtgtcctctatacatttcctaaggtgctgataaggagaatttggtgaataatcaagaactttttaaatttacaatcattacctttatttttgtgacctaaatgtgtgattccgGGGTAATGTCATAAGAGAAAATTACTGTATATACTAGCCACTCTTAGGGGCCAAAGGGTAACAATGTAAAAATGTGTTATGGTGTAAAAATGTGCCTACTTTGATATAGTCACACACAGATTTATCTTTAATCTTAGGTGTGATTGAGAGCTCTAAGCAGTTCCCAGAATCATACAGAGAAAAGGTGACCTGTTTTTATGTTCATAATTGATAAGTTTATTCCCTTTGTTCCTCTCCTTAACAACATTTTTTGcatgtttcatttatttaatggAACACAATCACAAAATGGGTCTAAACTTTAGTTGAGACATGATAAATGATCAAacatatttattgaaaatattccTATCATGGCTATGTAAAGCAGTCACTTGTGGAGCGTCTTTTTAATCACTGCATTTCAAGAAGCTGGTTCTGAATTaccttttttatctcttctatTTCAGGCCAAACAACTTAAAGAAAAGTACATGCCAATTGAATTCTCACCGTATGtacttattattttaataaataatttctgtttttatgTACTGTAGACAACAGAGAAATGATATAAATACAGATATTTATTTGCTATCTAACTCcaatttattttgacattttagaGACCTTTCATCAGCTGAAAAAGAACCCCACATGATAGAATGGTATGATGTGTGTATTGGAATTGAACAGCATTGTATAGACATATATAATTGAAATGTTTCCTTAATGATGGTGATGCAAACCAATGTCAATTTATGTAAGCTGGAGATCAAAACTTTGGGCAAAATAATATATACTATTAACAATTTTATGTGGCTAACATTCAATGTTCGTGACTCCTGGTTTAGTAACAAGTAATTCAATAACTGTCATTATTAACATTTACGGCTATTATCataaatattttagtttaacATATTATGATAAATATCTGATTCAAGCAAACCATATTTCTCTGAATTTGTATCCATACTCTCACAAGCCCCTTCCCCTGAATAAGCAATCACCCCCTAGATTATAAACATTATACAGTACCCTTCTTGATACAGTTAGTGTGATAggttaaatatttaaagaatcAAGAGATTATTAAAAGTTTGTGGTTCTAACACAAACACTCAGGTTGACCAAGTCACATGGGTTACTCACCGAGCTTGGTTTGAAGAAGAATGACATCAGTCAAATGGTAGAAGAAGCACCAATTGCTTCAGGCGTCGTTTAGCGCAGAAGCTAGTAAGCGGTGAACATTTGTGTTGAATTATATTCTTAGGTCTTTTGTAATTGATTCTAGTCATAAAATGTATCATTTACCTGttattccttctcctttttaacttatatgtattttaaaaactgTAGTTAGACATTGTAACCGAAAATAAACGTtaatatgtatgtatgtatgcatgtatgcatgtatgtaatcaccagaaaccgcaacggacacatTCCGGAATATTCAGTGTtttaaatcgaccatattttaaactattccttataacataTTAggtcaacggttcctcgcgtaacttcacaccgcgtaacacaacgcgtgacgcttttatgaataaatacatacgtgtccgagaattaatctttcgtctttctcgagacgtgagcttgggacgcctctggTCAAACTCCCTCAATGCAAGCGCAAACAACAGCCTCAAAAAACCTCACctcagcaccccggggttgtaagattgtattTAAACGCGTTTTTTTTTCGACaacggctaggcgggttacttcacctacctggggtccccacCTCCTTGTTAACAGGCCCTAAATTGGaatctaaatattttttatatgcTGTGAACACacataaaagataaaaatcaggGATTAGATTTTAAACTTACTCTCTTTAAGGTAAAGGAATTTTTTCTCCCCCAAAAGTCGTCCTCCTTTGAACTTCAGTTCAGAAAcatgaattgaattttaaattgtgATATCTCAACCGATGTGACTTTGTGAAATCTTTTAACCTGCTAGTTACCGACGGGAGAGCAACCCACCTCTTATTTAAGGCCTACAAAAACAGCAGGTACACAAGACAGCGCATAATACTGTTTCTCACCACCACTACCTCTCTGTAAGCGAGGGATTTTACGACGTTCCTTACAACGACAATTTAAGCCAAAATTCGAAGCCAATCGATTTGGTTTTTGAAACAGCAATGTCAATGCGTGACGACCTCTAATCTGTGTGTGGGACAGAAAAAAAGGTGACCTCGTGCGTAAACAGCCGCTTTAAATCGGAAGACAAAGAGGCTCGGTCAAACATGAGACACTAAGATGACGTTCTCATGGTACCACTAATTTGATAGTGCAAACGGACTTTCCATGCACTAATTTGAACccaatttggaaatttttagaACTTGTTGGGATACAAAGCATTCCAATTGTTTCATAATCCTGAACCTCGACCAACCATCACCCATAATACCTTTCAGTATTGCTGTGAGCGCCGTCACgcttttgcatgaaaatttcTCTTGAGACATCTGGGTGTATTGACATGGATCGCGTTAACAACATTTTTAATTGATCTGTTTTGCGATCGTCTTGAAACTATTCTTTTTACAATAGCAAACTAAATCAAAACTATTCTTTTGTCTAAATCGGACTCGATAATGAGAAAAGATGGGAGGTGAACATTTCACAGTTTTGTTGGGGCGAATAAAAGGGAAGTTTTGCACACTCAAGGTTCCTGTAAGGTGGCATATTTCCTCCATCTCTGATCAAGATCACAGGTGTCTATTGGTGAAAACAAAGACCGCTAGCATCCTATGATAGAATATTCCAAGATTGCAATGCATGCTCACCTAGGCGTCTTTTTAGAGAGCATAAATTAGCAAGACCACCCCCTAATTGGAATTTTTGTCCGTCGCCGACGTTAGTTTGCGTAAGAATCCAAGATGACGCAGCATTTTAAGCATTTGAAACTAGATTTTATTGATATAATATCAAGACCTCGTGAATATTTTTTGTCAGCTCACGCTCAGCGACCTCCAACAATAGATTCAATTCAGATTTTGCAGTATCGTCTTCCGTGTTTAATGTTTTCCTTAATAGCCCATATCCATACTCATATattcctcctcttcctcttcctcttcctcttcctcttcctcttcctcttcctcttcctcttcctcttcctcttcctcatTGTCTCCTCCAGGCCGATCCATGTCTCCTCTCTTGCATCTATTAATACATCTCCTCCACCTGTGGCCACGGACGTTAAGGCAACCATCGAGGCATTCTTCGTTGCCAGATGATTGGCATCGCTGTCGACACCATTCCTGACACCGCCACATACAAGCATCTTGGTCCTGATGGACTTGTGAATCAAACATGTTTTCCGGAGGTGGCATTTTGTCAGCATATGCATGTTCTGATCGAGCAGTCAATCGATGACTCCTTGGGcccatcttcttcttcttcttctccttggGCTTCTCGGCTTGTGGATCAAATAGGTTGTCCAAAAGGGCCTCCTTTTCTGGTTTTTCTGCTTCTGCTTGTGGATCAAACAAAGGAGTTCTTTTGTCGGGTTTTTTCTGTTCTGCTTGAGGGAGGAATCGTTTACTCAAAAGCGCATTGTCTCTTCTAGGTTCAAACAAACCGACTGAGACCACAGAATGGATATAGGACTGTGAagcaatgaaaaggaaaacggCTGCAAAACGAATAACCCTCatctacaaaaacaaaagaaaacattacaCTTGCACGGACTGTTATGGGATTATGGAGGATAAATGACATTTTTCATGGAAAAGTTGCCGCTAAACGGCGAAAAGACTGTCACAAAAGGTTCGCAGGACGACGAACTTCTAAAACTTGTTAGTTTGAAAACCACATTAGACGATTAAAAAGGACAATAGCCAAGCCACTTTTCACGAAAAAAGATGCTTCTCAGAAATCACGTGAAATCCCCCATCGCAACCTCAGAAGCATTGCTATAAGTAACTATCATTAGATTCCGATCGACTCGTTGGTAAAaaagtataagaaaaaaaaaatagagaaaagacAGAATTAGATAAGCAACACAAACTTTGAGGCTTTCACGAAAACGAAGATTTCGACAAAGGTGATAAAGCTCTAAATACctgttttttaaagaatttcatACCTCCAGTTATTCACTCTGAACTGAATTGAGGTTTTCTCTATGCTGTGTTCCTCCTTCCCCGACTTTCTCCTGATACAATCTGACAAGGTTTAATTTCTAGCGCTCAGCTTGGCTTCTTTATACTGTTGTAACGAAAGCGCAATTTgtctaaaaaataatatttatttaccGTCCTCGTAATTGTATGAAATATGGTCAACTGAGACTACAAAAagtcttttaaagaaaacttctttaattttttttcatcaaaattagaTAAAATGCTTGATTGAAATCGTCCTATGACTCAAAAGTACTAGTGTCAAATTTCCGGGTCGATTCTTCAGCTCTTTTTTCACGGGCACAATAGGGAACAGTTTCTCATCAAATGAGAAGGAAAACGATTAATTATCAGGATAATTTAGAAGACATCTTTTGTCCAGTTGTCTATCGCATCGGCAAATATTTATTGTGTGGAAAGTCTGAACATATACGCTTTCATGGTTACGAAGGTTCTCTAACACGGTTTCATTGACTAATTTCAGTGTAATTTTCTTACACTGAAATTCACTAAAATAGATCCATATACCGCCTAACTTCgttgcaaagaatttattttgcatattttttggCGCATTCTGGTAGATTTCATCCAAGAACTATCTTATCAAGGAAAGTTTTTTATATCCTTTTGAAAGTATACGAGTGACTCTTCATCTCTTCATAGATTGTCGACTAATTTCCTAGTTACGAGCACGTTTGACATGTGTTTGATTTGATATTCATTTCTGTCTATTGGTCTCTTAAAGGAAGTTGTTGCCTATCATCAGAATTTTGCATGGGTGAAATTTACACAGTTCTACTAAAACTGAATTGTTACATTGACCAACATGATATTTTTATCACTAGCTGTACAGATACAAAGCGAGGCTCTTGAAAGACTTTTCTTTCACAGGGCTCTCAATTATACGGTCAGAACAAAGGCGTAGTCGTGGACAGGATAAAACGAAACTTAATTGAGGTTTTTCggttattttctcttttgttacCAAACGAAGGACAACACTGTGAAGCTCTATTTTGGCAAGAGAAAATCTTTCTCTAGGAAATTAAAGTTCTATCTTTTACtttacaaacaaaagaaactgacaaaaacaaagaatatctTAAGAAGTGCACTTGTGCGCGCACCAAGTAATCAGGCTGCGTTCAATGTGCGTtggaaaggaaggaaataattAAGACGCATTATTGTATCATATAATCAAAaccaatttcctcaaatgtcatTGGTACattagtttctttatttttcactaatcattcttaGAATTGTAATCGGACAGgtgaagcagccaatcatacttagtCCTTTCGgtcaaatccaccaatcacagaattgttCACAATATCCATAGCAACAATCAATTATCCAAAGTGGAATTTTCaaagttgaggaatttttttacttaGACATTGTCTTCACTGCACATGTTTGTCctaatgtatttgtt
The sequence above is a segment of the Pocillopora verrucosa isolate sample1 chromosome 13, ASM3666991v2, whole genome shotgun sequence genome. Coding sequences within it:
- the LOC136277749 gene encoding cytosolic 5'-nucleotidase 3A-like; this translates as MIEGKTMFGVAAVGASVIVGYGLYKYVQGRQSARKVKEAVDQMIKSIDKPNVYIRNYVGVREKLKKLYEGGPEKLQIISDFDKTLTKFVINGEKGCTVYGVIESSKQFPESYREKAKQLKEKYMPIEFSPDLSSAEKEPHMIEWLTKSHGLLTELGLKKNDISQMVEEAPIASGVV
- the LOC131773967 gene encoding uncharacterized protein isoform X1 translates to MKFFKKQMRVIRFAAVFLFIASQSYIHSVVSVGLFEPRRDNALLSKRFLPQAEQKKPDKRTPLFDPQAEAEKPEKEALLDNLFDPQAEKPKEKKKKKMGPRSHRLTARSEHAYADKMPPPENMFDSQVHQDQDACMWRCQEWCRQRCQSSGNEECLDGCLNVRGHRWRRCINRCKRGDMDRPGGDNEEEEEEEEEEEEEEEEEEEEEEEEEYMSMDMGY
- the LOC131773967 gene encoding uncharacterized protein isoform X2, coding for MRVIRFAAVFLFIASQSYIHSVVSVGLFEPRRDNALLSKRFLPQAEQKKPDKRTPLFDPQAEAEKPEKEALLDNLFDPQAEKPKEKKKKKMGPRSHRLTARSEHAYADKMPPPENMFDSQVHQDQDACMWRCQEWCRQRCQSSGNEECLDGCLNVRGHRWRRCINRCKRGDMDRPGGDNEEEEEEEEEEEEEEEEEEEEEEEEEYMSMDMGY